In Syntrophomonas wolfei subsp. wolfei str. Goettingen G311, a single window of DNA contains:
- a CDS encoding zinc-ribbon domain containing protein, giving the protein MFEDKYLVCKDCGSEFLFSASEQEFYAEKGFENEPGRCPDCRRARKQQRNDFGRSRSREDRPMFKTVCAACGQQTTVPFEPSGDRPVYCRECFQGRQSRNNYSYR; this is encoded by the coding sequence ATGTTCGAAGACAAATATCTGGTATGTAAAGACTGTGGTAGCGAGTTTTTGTTCTCTGCGTCAGAACAAGAGTTTTATGCCGAAAAAGGGTTCGAGAATGAACCGGGCCGCTGTCCTGATTGCCGAAGGGCACGCAAACAACAGCGCAACGATTTCGGACGCTCCCGTTCCCGGGAAGACCGTCCCATGTTCAAAACCGTATGTGCAGCCTGTGGGCAACAGACTACTGTTCCTTTTGAACCTAGCGGTGATAGACCGGTTTATTGCCGGGAATGCTTCCAGGGACGGCAGAGCCGCAACAATTATAGCTACAGATAG
- a CDS encoding 2-hydroxyacyl-CoA dehydratase → MNAVLHMGLDIGSTTVKVVILDDKDRMLYACYRRHYARVKTTISNLIRDAYKRVGNRPLTVMVTGSAGISLARWLELGFLQEVIACHQAIEKFIPGSDVAIELGGEDAKITFLTGGLEQRMNGTCAGGTGSFIDQMAVLLETDAAGLNELASRHKVIYPIAARCGVFAKSDIQPLLNQGAAREDIAASVLQSVVNQTISGLACGKSIRGRVALLGGPLYFLPELRKRFQETLQLKDEDIIFPDEAQFFVAKGAALASKKETEIYFNDLLERLPGLEQAQAQEIWRLESLFASEAELQAFRQRHARYRASRQELESFRGDCFLGIDAGSTTTKAALIDNEGNLLYSYYGGNQGSPVQSTVKILEDLYRRLPAGANIVNSAVTGYGEGLIKAALSVDLGEVETIAHFTAAEFFQPGVNFILDIGGQDMKCLHIEDGVIESIMLNEACSSGCGSFIETFAHSLNMGVEDFAVQALRAESPVDLGSRCTVFMNSRVKQAQKEGATVGDISAGLSYSVIKNALFKVIKIKNSAELGEKIVVQGGTFYNEAILRSLELVTGREVVRPDIAGLMGAFGAALIARNKYHKAYATTLLSRDKLLDFSIRTSTRRCSGCENQCLLTINRFRDGKRFISGNRCEKMLDNKKNKDIPNLYDYKLQRLFHYEPLAEEQAKRGTIGLPRVLNMYENYPFWFTFFTQLGFRVELSPLSSRGIYELGIETIPSESACYPAKLVHGHIAALVKQGIKNIFYPCISRERQEKGEADNHFNCPMVISYPDAIKNNMDVLREKHIRFMNPFLPYDNQDRLITRLFEELGDFGISKREIARAVRAAWKEDECFKEDIRKKGEEVLAYLEQTGGRGIVLAGRPYHLDPEINHGLPNMITSFGIAVLSEDAVAHLGSVQRPLRVVDQWMYHSRLYTAASFVAEKQNLELVQLNSFGCGLDAITTDQVQEILQAAGKIYSLLKIDEVNNLGAARIRMRSLLAALEERDKNGFIPDRISPATPRIAFTRRMKKKHHILCPQMSPIHFEFFEEALRAEGYNFEVLSAVDQITVDEGLKYVNNDACYPSIMVIGQLLQALQSGKYDLKHTSVMISQTGGGCRATNYIGLLRKALRDAGLGHIPVISLNLAGMEKNPGFKINRRLMQKLAWSLVYGDLLMRVLHRVRPYEKIPGSANMLYRKWNKRCREQIAQGDRGAFSENIRGIVREFDHIEIADIVKPRVGVVGEILVKYHPEANNNIINVLEREGAEVIVPDMLNFFLYCSYDDIFDYQYLSGKKRQELSGRMMINYLEKQRSEMISCLEKSERFSAPQSIYHMAKLASKIISLGHHTGEGWFLTAEMVELIESEVPNIICVQPFACLPNHVTGKAMIKELRRNYPQANIVAVDYDPGASEVNQLNRIKLMLTVAFKNLQSAQGDSSLDSILSASELNMQLS, encoded by the coding sequence ATGAATGCTGTACTACATATGGGATTGGACATCGGTTCAACTACGGTAAAAGTCGTAATACTGGATGATAAGGACCGGATGTTATACGCTTGCTATAGAAGGCACTATGCTCGGGTAAAAACCACTATCAGCAATTTAATTAGAGATGCATATAAGCGGGTGGGGAACAGGCCTTTGACCGTGATGGTTACCGGTTCGGCCGGAATCTCCCTGGCCAGGTGGTTGGAACTGGGTTTTTTACAAGAAGTGATAGCCTGCCACCAGGCCATTGAAAAATTCATTCCGGGAAGCGATGTCGCTATAGAATTAGGTGGGGAAGATGCCAAGATTACCTTTTTAACCGGCGGTCTTGAACAGAGGATGAACGGCACCTGTGCCGGGGGGACAGGTTCTTTTATCGACCAGATGGCGGTTTTGCTGGAAACGGATGCGGCTGGCTTGAACGAACTGGCTTCTCGCCATAAGGTTATTTATCCCATCGCTGCCCGTTGTGGTGTCTTCGCCAAGAGTGATATTCAGCCCTTGCTCAATCAAGGTGCAGCTCGGGAGGATATTGCTGCATCCGTATTACAATCGGTAGTTAATCAGACCATCAGCGGTTTAGCCTGTGGCAAATCCATCCGGGGAAGGGTGGCCTTGCTGGGGGGACCGCTGTATTTTCTGCCGGAGTTGAGGAAAAGATTTCAAGAAACCCTGCAGCTTAAGGATGAGGATATTATCTTTCCGGATGAGGCTCAATTCTTTGTGGCGAAAGGTGCAGCACTGGCCTCTAAAAAGGAAACGGAAATTTATTTTAACGACTTGCTGGAAAGGCTGCCGGGGTTAGAGCAGGCTCAGGCTCAGGAAATATGGAGGCTGGAGTCTTTGTTTGCCAGCGAAGCGGAACTCCAGGCTTTCCGGCAAAGGCATGCCCGCTACCGGGCTTCCCGCCAGGAACTGGAATCTTTTCGGGGTGATTGCTTCCTGGGTATAGATGCGGGCTCTACCACCACCAAGGCGGCCTTGATTGATAATGAGGGGAATTTGCTCTATTCCTATTATGGAGGCAATCAGGGCAGCCCGGTGCAATCGACGGTAAAAATACTGGAGGATCTCTACCGACGCTTACCGGCTGGTGCCAATATTGTAAATTCTGCCGTTACCGGTTATGGGGAAGGCTTGATAAAAGCCGCTTTATCGGTTGACCTGGGAGAAGTGGAAACTATAGCCCATTTCACCGCAGCCGAGTTCTTTCAGCCAGGGGTCAACTTTATCCTGGATATCGGGGGGCAGGATATGAAATGCCTGCACATTGAAGACGGGGTTATTGAGAGCATTATGCTTAACGAAGCTTGTTCTTCCGGTTGTGGCTCTTTTATTGAAACTTTTGCCCATTCCTTGAATATGGGGGTGGAGGATTTTGCTGTACAGGCTCTGCGGGCCGAATCTCCGGTAGACCTGGGTTCCCGCTGCACAGTATTTATGAATTCGCGGGTGAAACAGGCACAGAAAGAAGGAGCAACGGTGGGCGATATTTCTGCCGGTCTTTCCTATTCGGTAATAAAAAACGCTCTGTTCAAGGTTATTAAAATAAAGAACTCCGCTGAGCTCGGTGAAAAAATAGTGGTCCAGGGAGGAACCTTTTACAATGAAGCGATTCTGCGCAGTCTGGAGCTGGTAACGGGAAGGGAAGTTGTCCGGCCTGATATAGCAGGATTAATGGGAGCTTTTGGGGCGGCCCTTATTGCTCGTAACAAGTACCACAAGGCTTATGCCACTACTCTCTTGAGCCGGGATAAATTGCTAGACTTTTCTATCCGAACCTCCACCCGCCGCTGCTCGGGCTGTGAAAACCAGTGCCTGCTTACTATTAACCGCTTTCGAGATGGAAAACGCTTTATTTCCGGTAATCGCTGTGAAAAAATGCTAGATAATAAGAAGAATAAGGACATCCCCAATCTCTACGACTATAAACTACAGAGGCTTTTCCATTATGAACCATTGGCTGAGGAGCAGGCTAAAAGGGGCACTATCGGTTTACCCCGGGTTTTGAATATGTATGAAAACTACCCCTTCTGGTTTACCTTTTTTACCCAATTGGGCTTTAGGGTCGAACTGTCACCCCTGTCCTCACGGGGAATATATGAGCTGGGAATTGAGACTATACCATCGGAGTCCGCCTGTTATCCGGCCAAGCTGGTGCATGGTCATATTGCGGCCCTGGTAAAGCAGGGAATAAAGAATATCTTTTACCCTTGTATCAGCCGGGAACGCCAGGAAAAGGGAGAAGCCGACAATCATTTCAATTGTCCTATGGTTATCTCCTATCCGGATGCTATTAAGAATAATATGGATGTATTGAGAGAAAAGCATATCCGCTTTATGAATCCCTTTTTGCCCTATGATAACCAGGACCGCTTAATTACCAGGCTTTTTGAAGAGCTAGGTGATTTTGGCATAAGCAAAAGGGAAATAGCCCGGGCGGTTCGGGCTGCCTGGAAGGAAGACGAATGCTTCAAGGAGGATATCAGGAAAAAAGGGGAAGAGGTTCTGGCCTACCTGGAGCAAACGGGTGGCCGGGGAATAGTATTGGCCGGCAGACCTTATCATTTAGATCCGGAAATTAACCATGGCCTGCCCAATATGATTACCTCCTTCGGCATCGCGGTGCTGAGCGAGGATGCTGTAGCTCATCTGGGCTCAGTGCAGCGACCACTGCGAGTGGTGGATCAGTGGATGTATCATTCGCGCCTATATACTGCGGCCAGTTTTGTGGCCGAAAAACAAAATCTGGAACTGGTACAGCTCAATTCCTTTGGCTGTGGCCTGGATGCTATTACTACCGACCAGGTACAGGAAATTCTGCAGGCTGCAGGTAAGATTTATTCTTTACTAAAAATCGATGAAGTAAATAACCTGGGAGCGGCCAGGATTAGGATGCGTTCTTTGCTGGCGGCTCTGGAGGAAAGGGATAAGAACGGCTTTATACCGGACAGAATCAGCCCGGCAACACCCAGGATAGCATTTACCCGCCGGATGAAGAAGAAACACCATATCCTCTGCCCGCAGATGTCCCCCATCCACTTCGAGTTTTTTGAAGAGGCCTTGCGAGCTGAAGGCTATAATTTTGAGGTACTTTCCGCGGTGGATCAGATTACGGTGGATGAGGGTTTAAAATATGTCAACAATGATGCCTGTTATCCCTCCATTATGGTCATTGGCCAGTTGTTACAGGCCCTTCAGTCAGGAAAATACGACCTTAAGCATACTTCAGTAATGATTTCCCAGACCGGTGGAGGCTGCCGGGCTACTAATTACATAGGCTTGTTGCGTAAGGCTTTAAGAGACGCCGGCCTGGGCCATATACCAGTTATTTCTTTAAACCTGGCCGGGATGGAAAAAAACCCGGGTTTTAAAATAAACCGCAGGTTGATGCAAAAGCTGGCCTGGAGCCTGGTTTACGGGGACCTCTTAATGCGGGTATTACACCGGGTAAGGCCCTATGAAAAAATTCCGGGTTCAGCTAATATGCTGTATCGTAAATGGAATAAGCGTTGCCGGGAGCAGATTGCCCAGGGGGATAGAGGGGCCTTCAGCGAAAATATCCGGGGTATAGTCCGGGAATTCGACCATATCGAAATAGCTGATATCGTGAAGCCACGGGTAGGCGTAGTAGGGGAAATACTGGTCAAGTATCATCCTGAAGCCAACAACAATATAATCAATGTCTTGGAAAGGGAAGGTGCGGAGGTAATAGTGCCGGATATGCTGAACTTTTTCCTCTATTGTTCCTACGATGATATTTTCGATTACCAGTACCTATCAGGGAAAAAGAGACAGGAGCTTTCCGGGAGGATGATGATAAACTACCTGGAAAAGCAACGCTCGGAAATGATAAGCTGCCTGGAAAAGAGCGAACGCTTTTCAGCGCCCCAGTCTATCTACCATATGGCGAAATTAGCCAGTAAGATTATCTCATTAGGGCATCATACCGGAGAAGGATGGTTTTTAACCGCAGAGATGGTAGAGTTGATTGAAAGTGAGGTCCCCAATATTATCTGTGTGCAGCCCTTTGCTTGCCTGCCCAACCATGTAACGGGCAAGGCTATGATAAAGGAATTGAGAAGGAACTACCCGCAGGCTAATATTGTAGCAGTAGATTATGATCCTGGAGCCAGCGAAGTAAATCAGTTGAACCGTATCAAGCTGATGCTCACCGTGGCCTTCAAGAATCTGCAATCAGCTCAAGGAGACAGCTCTCTTGATAGTATTTTATCTGCCAGTGAATTAAATATGCAGTTATCTTGA